A single genomic interval of Spinacia oleracea cultivar Varoflay chromosome 6, BTI_SOV_V1, whole genome shotgun sequence harbors:
- the LOC130462970 gene encoding uncharacterized protein → MAQPYIGFVRKIKGFKIRNWLSLSPLFFRFTGKGRTGEGSRGRHEEGGKGGRGLDGSVPPKNAGEGDGGGGLWRQDARERVGGANGGGKQGSLVAGGAWEWAEVARRRVQAAEVSSREGEGGRSGGCNDGLRGDRGEGQGSATGGNSRGGEGGAWGGGRVVEWCWDDGSGLWWLWWWQTMVVGGGCSNQRR, encoded by the coding sequence atGGCCCAACCTTATATTGGGTTTGTAAGAAAAATCAAGGGCTTCAAAATCAGAAATtggctttctctctctcccctttttTTTCGGTTTACTGGGAAGGGGAGAACAGGGGAGGGAAGCAGAGGAAGGCACGAGGAGGGGGGAAAGGGAGGTCGGGGTCTGGACGGCTCGGTACCGCCGAAAAACGCCGGTGAaggcgacggtggtggtggtttgtgGCGGCAGGATGCAAGGGAAAGGGTGGGAGGTGCGAACGGAGGAGGGAAACAGGGGAGTTTGGTGGCGGGTGGTGCTTGGGAGTGGGCTGAGGTGGCTCGACGGAGAGTGCAGGCGGCGGAGGTAAGTTCACGAGAGGGTGAAGGTGGCCGGAGTGGTGGCTGCAATGATGGTTTGCGCGGGGATAGGGGCGAAGGGCAGGGGAGTGCGACGGGGGGAAATAGTAGGGGAGGCGAGGGTGGTGCGTGGGGTGGAGGACGGGTGGTCGAATGGTGTTGGGATGATGGTTCTGGGTTGTGGTGGTTATGGTGGTGGCAGACGAtggttgttggtggtggttgCTCGAATCAGAGAAGATGA